A genomic region of Notamacropus eugenii isolate mMacEug1 chromosome 3, mMacEug1.pri_v2, whole genome shotgun sequence contains the following coding sequences:
- the LOC140533004 gene encoding GTPase IMAP family member 9-like, which produces MAATSNQPATSFHDEDVDTDQASVLSIVLVGKTGNRKSATGNTILGKAVFKSKISPHAVTKTCQKEVGTWKGKELIVVDTPGLFDTKESLETTCNEISLFVIYSCPGPHAIILVQQLDRYTDEAKHAVSLIKALFGKLAMNHMVILFTKKEDLVDPLEDFVKESDENLQSLVQECRGRYCAFNNKAQGSEREAQVNMLLKIIEKMVQDNQGKYFSEKIYQETHESLKNRRKALKEIYTKQRENALQIIELKYANKGPLTEKDKKEKQDKEEKVERQYEEKMKNINTEAEKSIFEKIFQFIKGVISKIHGWFKE; this is translated from the coding sequence TTCCATGATGAGGATGTGGATACTGATCAGGCCAGTGTGCTGAGTATTGTCTtggttgggaaaactggaaataggAAAAGTGCAACAGGGAATACCATCCTTGGGAAGGCAGTTTTTAAATCTAAAATCTCACCACATGCTGTGACCAAGACCTGTCAAAAAGAAGTTGGAACCTGGAAAGGGAAAGAGCTCATAGTTGTTGACACACCTGGGCTGTTTGACACAAAAGAAAGCCTAGAAACTACATGCAATGAGATCAGTCTTTTTGTTATCTATTCCTGCCCAGGGCCACATGCTATCATTCTGGTTCAGCAACTCGATCGATACACTGATGAAGCAAAACATGCTGTCTCTTTGATTAAGGCACTCTTTGGGAAATTAGCCATGAACCACATGGTCATCTTGTTCACTAAGAAAGAGGACTTGGTAGATCCACTAGAGGACTTTGTGAAAGAGTCTGATGAGAATCTCCAAAGTCTTGTGCAAGAGTGTAGAGGAAGATACTGTGCCTTCAATAATAAAGCTCAGGGCAGTGAAAGAGAAGCCCAAGTGAATATGCTGCTAAAAATAATCGAGAAAATGGTGCAGGATAATCAGGGGAAATACTTTTCAGAAAAAATATACCAGGAAACTCACGAGTCACTGAAAAACAGGAGAAAGGCCCTGAAGGAAATCTatacaaaacaaagagaaaatgctcTGCAAATAATAGAACTAAAGTATGCTAACAAAGGTCCTCTGAcagaaaaggataaaaaggaaaagcaagacaaagaagaaaaagtagagaggcaatatgaagaaaaaatgaaaaacataaacACAGAAGCTGAGAAGtctatatttgaaaaaatttttcAGTTCATTAAGGGTGTGATTTCTAAAATTCATGGTTGGTTCAAGGAATGA